A window of Excalfactoria chinensis isolate bCotChi1 chromosome Z, bCotChi1.hap2, whole genome shotgun sequence contains these coding sequences:
- the RXFP3 gene encoding relaxin-3 receptor 1, with translation MDEPCERGSCSADAGMKEGAGREPWDTPLGLLEGGQMGNKSNVSFLQLLKNLNLERADGMQGDSSDVVRIVISLVYSVVCALGLVGNLLVLYLMKSKQGWRKSSINLFVTSLAVTDFQFVLTLPFWAVENALDFNWLFGKAMCKIVSYVTAMNMYASVFFLTAMSVARYRSVASALKNQGRGDPLGGCCSAKWLCALIWLLAILASLPQAIFSTTATVFDDVLCLVKFPEGRGSNAQFWLGLYQTQKVLLGFVLPLAIISLCYLLLVRFISDKHVGSTCSGPSTKRRSKVTKSVSIVVLSFFLCWLPNQALTTWGILIKLNVVHFSAEYFLSQVYLFPISVCLAHSNSCLNPVLYCLMRREFRKALKSLLWRITSPSLTTMRPFTDTTKPEQEEQALHALVPVHPVAPSSAAVQPELAYYPPGVVVYSSRCDMLPAASVEQRC, from the coding sequence ATGGATGAGCCCTGCGAGCGCGGCTCCTGCTCGGCGGATGCCGGCATGAAAGAAGGAGCGGGTCGGGAGCCCTGGGACACACCGCTGGGTCTGCTGGAGGGCGGCCAGATGGGTAACAAGAGTAATGtgtccttcctgcagctcctcaagAATCTCAACTTGGAGCGAGCCGATGGGATGCAAGGAGATAGCTCCGACGTGGTGCGGATTGTCATCTCCTTGGTGTACTCCGTGGTGTGTGCCCTAGGACTGGTGGGCAACCTGCTAGTGCTCTACCTGATGAAAAGCAAGCAAGGCTGGAGGAAGTCCTCCATCAACCTCTTTGTGACCAGCCTGGCTGTGACTGACTTTCAGTTTGTGCTGACCTTACCCTTCTGGGCTGTGGAGAATGCACTGGATTTCAACTGGCTCTTCGGCAAAGCTATGTGTAAGATTGTCTCCTATGTGACAGCCATGAACATGTATGCCAGTGtcttcttcctcactgccaTGAGCGTGGCTCGCTACCGCTCAGTGGCTTCAGCTTTGAAGAACCAGGGGCGAGGTGACCCGCTGGGTGGTTGCTGCTCTGCCAAGTGGCTTTGTGCACTCATCTGGCTGCTGGCAATCCTGGCTTCTCTACCCCAAGCCATTTTTTCCACCACTGCCACCGTCTTTGATGATGTCCTCTGCCTCGTCAAGTTTCCTGAGGGCCGAGGCAGCAATGCACAGTTCTGGCTGGGTCTGTACCAAACCCAAAaggtgctgctgggctttgtGCTGCCTCTGGCTATCATCAGCCTCTGCTACTTGCTCCTGGTACGCTTCATCAGTGACAAGCATGTTGGCAGCACCTGCAGTGGTCCAAGCACCAAGCGCCGCTCTAAAGTGACTAAGTCAGTGTCCATCGTGGTGCTGTCGTTCTTCTTGTGCTGGCTGCCCAACCAGGCACTCACGACGTGGGGCATCCTCATCAAGCTTAATGTGGTGCACTTCAGTGCTGAGTACTTCCTCTCCCAGGTGTACCTCTTCCCCATCAGCGTGTGCCTGGCACACTCCAACAGCTGCCTCAACCCTGTTCTCTACTGCCTGATGCGCAGGGAGTTCCGCAAGGCGCTGAAGAGCCTCCTCTGGAGGATCACCTCACCTTCTCTCACCACCATGCGTCCTTTCACCGACACCACCAAgccagagcaggaggagcaaGCCCTGCATGCCTTGGTGCCTGTCCACCCTGTTGCACCTTCCTCTGCAGCTGTCCAGCCAGAGCTGGCTTACTACCCACCTGGGGTGGTGGTGTACAGCAGTCGATGTGACATGCTGCCCGCTGCCTCCGTGGAACAACGCTGCTGA